A part of Sulfurimonas sp. HSL-1716 genomic DNA contains:
- the ribE gene encoding 6,7-dimethyl-8-ribityllumazine synthase, whose product MNLIEGKLKVINGKKIAIVSTRWNHFIVDRLVEGAKDAFARHGGNEGDLTHVLIPGAFELPMVVDRLLASGKYDAICALGAVIRGSTPHFDYVAAEATKGIASMSLKYQKPVSFGLLTTDDIEQAIERAGTKAGNKGFEAMTTVIEMLDLYEGIK is encoded by the coding sequence ATGAATTTGATCGAAGGTAAATTAAAAGTCATTAACGGCAAAAAGATTGCCATAGTAAGTACGAGATGGAACCATTTCATAGTCGACAGACTTGTCGAAGGCGCAAAAGACGCATTTGCCCGCCACGGAGGCAACGAGGGTGATCTGACTCATGTACTTATTCCGGGTGCGTTCGAGCTTCCTATGGTGGTCGACAGACTTTTGGCAAGCGGTAAATATGACGCTATCTGTGCGCTTGGCGCCGTTATCCGCGGTTCGACGCCGCATTTTGACTATGTGGCTGCCGAAGCGACGAAAGGGATCGCCTCTATGAGTTTGAAATACCAAAAACCGGTCTCTTTCGGGCTTTTGACCACCGACGATATCGAGCAGGCTATAGAGCGTGCGGGAACAAAAGCCGGAAATAAAGGCTTTGAAGCGATGACGACGGTGATAGAGATGCTAGATCTTTATGAGGGTATCAAATAA
- a CDS encoding DnaJ domain-containing protein, with protein sequence MNTIILMILVLGVFLYLSKGYRRYNTNYEEQFKNFSVSKEAIERSELGVFVSLVAKVAKADGRVDALEAELVGNMFTDVSRVFPEPEKTRDILKQIFNEQKDITGNTEALAQTLQRLIYRDKNKQIQMMGFLIQLAFVDGEVSKSEEQVLISIAEALQIDPKIYHGIFDQFESMIKNARPQATLDDAYKILGVHPQDSLETIKKAYRKLVREYHPDIIKAQGKGEDYLKEATIKTQEINSAYEMIKKARS encoded by the coding sequence TTGAATACGATCATACTGATGATCTTGGTGCTGGGTGTTTTTTTATATCTGTCAAAAGGATATAGGAGATACAATACAAACTACGAAGAGCAGTTTAAAAACTTTTCCGTCTCAAAAGAGGCGATCGAACGCAGTGAACTCGGTGTTTTCGTTTCTCTCGTCGCAAAAGTGGCAAAAGCCGACGGTAGAGTAGATGCACTTGAAGCCGAACTTGTCGGCAATATGTTCACCGATGTTTCGCGCGTGTTTCCAGAACCCGAGAAGACAAGAGATATTTTAAAACAGATATTTAACGAACAAAAAGATATAACAGGGAATACGGAAGCTTTAGCTCAAACGCTTCAAAGACTCATCTACAGAGATAAGAACAAACAGATCCAGATGATGGGCTTTTTGATCCAGCTGGCCTTTGTGGACGGAGAGGTAAGCAAATCCGAAGAACAGGTGCTGATAAGTATCGCAGAAGCCCTGCAGATCGATCCGAAGATCTATCACGGCATCTTCGATCAATTCGAGTCCATGATAAAAAATGCCAGACCTCAGGCAACACTTGATGACGCATATAAAATATTGGGAGTGCACCCGCAAGACTCGCTTGAAACCATCAAAAAAGCATACAGAAAGCTCGTGCGCGAATACCATCCCGATATCATAAAAGCACAGGGAAAAGGCGAAGATTATCTCAAAGAAGCCACGATCAAGACGCAGGAGATAAACAGTGCGTACGAGATGATAAAAAAAGCCCGCTCATAG
- the nusB gene encoding transcription antitermination factor NusB translates to MATRHQARMAVVSLLYAYDLGNGAIADFSDEILEEKKIRNKQRDFALTLFDGVMQNLERVDKAIIKHLKDWDFERLGSVERATLRLGAYEILFSELDSAVVINEAIEVAKAFATEQSPKFINGVLDSISKDKEA, encoded by the coding sequence ATGGCGACGCGCCATCAAGCCAGAATGGCGGTCGTGAGCCTGCTTTATGCTTATGACCTTGGAAACGGAGCCATTGCGGATTTTTCGGATGAGATACTAGAAGAAAAAAAGATCCGCAACAAGCAGCGTGATTTTGCTTTGACGCTTTTTGACGGCGTCATGCAAAATCTCGAGCGTGTTGACAAAGCGATCATAAAACATCTCAAAGACTGGGATTTTGAGCGCTTAGGTTCTGTCGAACGTGCGACGCTGCGTCTTGGAGCTTATGAGATACTTTTCAGCGAGCTTGATTCGGCCGTCGTTATCAATGAAGCTATCGAGGTGGCCAAAGCATTTGCTACGGAACAGTCTCCCAAGTTCATAAACGGTGTGCTCGATTCGATCTCAAAGGATAAAGAAGCGTAA
- a CDS encoding DUF302 domain-containing protein: MKKLILLTVFTLSLFAGDMIVKNSICSVDDTVSVIKSMAKNEGMKIFAVIDHSADAEKIGMRLNESKMVILGDSKMGSTLMKQDITAGLDLPIRILVYKNSSGVVKIAYRDGNWLVSEHAFHASKTVRKMNDVLENITNKAGQCKKD; the protein is encoded by the coding sequence ATGAAAAAGCTCATTCTTTTAACGGTTTTTACTTTATCGCTCTTTGCCGGCGATATGATCGTAAAAAACAGTATTTGCAGTGTCGATGACACGGTGAGTGTTATAAAAAGTATGGCCAAAAACGAAGGTATGAAAATATTCGCCGTTATAGACCACAGCGCAGATGCAGAGAAAATCGGTATGAGACTGAACGAATCGAAGATGGTAATCTTAGGAGATTCAAAAATGGGCTCGACCCTGATGAAACAAGATATTACCGCAGGACTTGATCTGCCGATACGTATCCTTGTCTATAAGAACAGCAGCGGGGTCGTTAAAATAGCATATAGAGACGGGAACTGGCTTGTATCAGAACATGCCTTTCATGCCTCAAAAACGGTACGAAAAATGAATGACGTACTTGAAAACATTACAAATAAAGCCGGACAATGCAAAAAAGACTGA
- a CDS encoding DMT family transporter: protein MKFKITIDNGVKYMLFSSLIFAVMGAFAKLSSQHMSSLEVVFFRNVFGVLIVGFAVLKSPMKHVGGKPFLLFFRGLMGFTALLAFFYNIAHIPLGDAMTFSKTSPIFTALFAWLFLNEKLSFKGWSAVFLGFVGILFITQPNGLSFSKYDILGIFSGVGAALAYTSVRELKRYYDTRAIVLSFMGVGTIGPAILLFISPYVQIPGFDFMFAKFVMPSGIVWLYVFAMGLLATLAQVYMTRAYGVSKAGIVGAVSYTNIPFSIVVGVFLGDSLPGALTTAGIVLIVTAGILVAKAK from the coding sequence ATGAAATTCAAAATTACAATCGATAACGGTGTAAAGTATATGCTTTTTTCGTCGTTGATCTTTGCCGTTATGGGTGCGTTTGCTAAACTCTCAAGCCAGCATATGAGTTCGCTTGAAGTAGTATTTTTTAGAAACGTGTTCGGTGTGCTTATCGTCGGATTTGCCGTATTAAAGAGTCCCATGAAACATGTCGGCGGAAAACCTTTTCTGCTTTTTTTCAGGGGTCTGATGGGGTTTACGGCGCTCTTGGCGTTTTTTTACAATATCGCGCACATCCCTCTTGGCGATGCGATGACGTTTTCAAAGACATCTCCCATCTTCACCGCACTTTTTGCCTGGCTTTTTTTAAACGAGAAACTTTCATTTAAAGGATGGAGTGCGGTCTTTTTGGGATTTGTCGGTATACTTTTCATAACACAGCCAAACGGACTGAGTTTCAGCAAATACGATATCTTGGGGATATTCAGCGGTGTGGGTGCCGCCCTTGCCTATACTTCAGTAAGAGAACTCAAACGGTATTACGATACGAGGGCAATAGTCTTGTCGTTTATGGGTGTGGGCACTATAGGTCCGGCGATTCTGCTTTTTATCTCCCCGTATGTACAGATTCCCGGCTTTGATTTTATGTTCGCAAAATTTGTTATGCCAAGCGGCATAGTATGGCTGTATGTCTTTGCAATGGGGCTTTTGGCGACTCTTGCACAGGTATACATGACAAGAGCGTACGGTGTGAGCAAAGCGGGTATCGTCGGTGCCGTAAGTTATACGAACATTCCGTTTTCAATCGTAGTGGGAGTATTTTTGGGTGATTCTCTGCCCGGTGCCCTCACAACAGCAGGAATAGTCCTGATCGTAACGGCGGGAATTTTAGTAGCAAAAGCGAAGTGA
- the kdsA gene encoding 3-deoxy-8-phosphooctulonate synthase, producing the protein MKLLAGPCVIESEENIFKIAKALEVYQNDPTIDFYFKSSFDKANRTSLESFRGPGMDEGLRILEKVKNDFGYKVVTDVHESVQVPAVAEIADMLQIPAFLCRQTDLLVACAKTDKEVNIKKGQFINPPDMKYSVLKVLKTRGCDEVSYENSVKHGVYLCERGSSFGYGNIVVDMRSLVVMREFAPTIFDATHSVQSPGALGGKTGGDSSMVPYLASAAAAVGVDGFFFETHFDPSIALSDGPNMIKLDELEGLVSKIKKIREI; encoded by the coding sequence ATGAAACTCTTGGCCGGACCTTGTGTTATTGAAAGCGAAGAAAATATTTTTAAAATAGCCAAAGCGTTAGAGGTCTATCAAAACGATCCGACGATCGATTTTTATTTTAAATCCAGTTTTGACAAAGCCAACCGTACCTCTTTGGAAAGTTTCCGCGGACCGGGTATGGACGAAGGGCTTCGTATTTTGGAAAAAGTCAAAAACGATTTCGGTTACAAGGTCGTGACCGACGTTCATGAATCGGTGCAGGTTCCCGCCGTGGCAGAGATTGCGGATATGCTTCAGATACCCGCTTTTCTCTGTCGTCAGACGGATCTGCTCGTAGCGTGTGCGAAAACCGACAAAGAGGTCAATATCAAAAAAGGACAGTTCATCAATCCGCCCGATATGAAATACTCGGTGCTCAAAGTCCTCAAGACCCGCGGATGCGACGAAGTAAGCTATGAGAACTCCGTCAAACACGGCGTGTACCTGTGCGAAAGAGGAAGTTCGTTCGGCTACGGCAACATCGTGGTGGATATGAGAAGTCTGGTCGTTATGAGGGAATTCGCGCCGACGATCTTTGACGCGACGCACTCTGTTCAATCGCCGGGTGCGCTCGGCGGAAAGACCGGCGGAGACAGTTCGATGGTGCCCTACCTCGCAAGCGCAGCGGCAGCCGTGGGCGTAGACGGGTTTTTTTTCGAGACGCATTTTGATCCGAGCATCGCTTTAAGCGACGGCCCCAACATGATAAAACTAGATGAGCTTGAAGGGCTTGTCAGCAAGATAAAGAAGATCAGAGAGATATGA